TGGGGCTAGAAGCGCCGCAGGCGCGTCGTTTTCGGGTGAAGCGAAGGCGGCTTTGCCGCCGCAGCGAGGGGCTTTTGCGAAAAGCCCCTGACTAGAATTGCTAGGCCCGGAGCAAGCGCGAAGCGCTTGATTCGGGCCTAGATTGGATCAGATTCGATTTCCTCAAGCGGGGCCACCTTTCGACCGTTGCGTGGGACATGGACCCCGCCGTGTCCCTGGATCGGCCCCTCCTGGGCGAAGCGTCCGCACCCGACGCCGTGATCGAGGTGCAGGTGCTGCTCCGGCGGCGCCTGGCCGACCACGGCTGGATCGAGGCGGTGCACGTGGACACGGACCCCGGGCGGCTCCCCCATCCCCCGCCCGGAACCGAGAGCGCCGTGCTCCGGATCCCGGTGGAGGCCGAGCGAATCTGGGCCCAGATCTGCTGGACGGGCGACGACCCGGTCCGGGCCGCCTTCGTGCGCCAGTCGGTGGAGGTGGTCGGCGCGCGCATCCGCGAGGAGGGGTGGGCGGGCGAGCAGCTCGTGCTCCGCGACCGGCTCGCGGCCCTGCGCAAGCGCATGGTCGACCGGAACCGGATGGCGGCCCTGGGCACGATGGCGGCCAGCGTCGCGCACGACATCCGCACCCCCCTGACCGTCCTGTTCGCGAACCTCTCCTATCTGGAGGAGTCGCTCGAGGGTCTGGAGACGGAGGACTCGGAGGAGCTGCGCTCGGTCCTCGAGGACAACCGGCTCGCGGTCGAGCTGATCGAGGGCGTGCTCGACTCCATGAAGACCTTCGTCGCCGACGGTGAGGCGGCCGGCCTGGTGCGCGTCGACCCCGTCGTGGCCTCCGCCGTCCGGCTGACCCGCTGGCACTTCGGCAACGCGCAGGTCCGCGTCGACGCCCGGGTCGAGGGCGACCCGCTCGCCTGCGGCACCGTCGGCGAGGTCTGCCAGATCCTGGTGAACCTGCTCGCCAACGCGGCCGAGGCCTCTCCCCGCGGCTCGGCGGTCCACGTGCTGGCGCGCCGCCGCGGCGACGTGACCTGCATCTACGTGGCGGACGAGGGCCCCGGCGTGCCCGCCCGCGACCGCGAGGCCATCTTCGAGGCGTTCCACACCTCCAAGGCGGCCGGCATGGGCCTGGGCCTGTCGATCGCGCGCGAGATGGCGCGCCGGCACGGGGGAGACCTCTCTCTCGTCGACGGGCCGCCGCGCGGGCTCGACGCGCAGCCCACGGGGGCGTGCTTCGAGCTGCGCCTGCCGGCCTC
The Sandaracinaceae bacterium genome window above contains:
- a CDS encoding HAMP domain-containing sensor histidine kinase, whose product is MDPAVSLDRPLLGEASAPDAVIEVQVLLRRRLADHGWIEAVHVDTDPGRLPHPPPGTESAVLRIPVEAERIWAQICWTGDDPVRAAFVRQSVEVVGARIREEGWAGEQLVLRDRLAALRKRMVDRNRMAALGTMAASVAHDIRTPLTVLFANLSYLEESLEGLETEDSEELRSVLEDNRLAVELIEGVLDSMKTFVADGEAAGLVRVDPVVASAVRLTRWHFGNAQVRVDARVEGDPLACGTVGEVCQILVNLLANAAEASPRGSAVHVLARRRGDVTCIYVADEGPGVPARDREAIFEAFHTSKAAGMGLGLSIAREMARRHGGDLSLVDGPPRGLDAQPTGACFELRLPASLRSTYLPPA